The Acanthochromis polyacanthus isolate Apoly-LR-REF ecotype Palm Island chromosome 16, KAUST_Apoly_ChrSc, whole genome shotgun sequence genome segment TATATGGAGGGTGTCTCGATGATGGGGGATCAGCAGCTGCAAGAAGGACCAAAGTAAAGGCTCATGATCTAAATCCTCATCTCTGTAACACTGCACTCTTAACAGCTTACCTTGTACAGCGGGTGAATCTGTGGGAGGTTGCGAAGTGTTGCCATTGTGTAAACTTCTGAAAGTAGATGCGTGTTGTGTAAATGAACGACCAACGAGTGATAGAGGGTGTCTGCGTTCCTCACAAATATCTTAGCCAGCAACCAGTCCGACTCCAAATCGCTTGGCAGAAAAATCGGGTTGTCCTCCGAGGGCTTCTGACtgagctgaaggaggaggaatTCTTTTATTGTTGacgattaaaataaatgtaaagagCAATTTAACAGATAGAAGAGAAACCTGGATTGCGATGGGTCGTAGTTTCTTCTCTGGATTTAGGTAGAACAGACAGAGGGGAGCAGACACAGACACCGGTTTACCATCGATGACTCTCGTAGGCAGACCTTCCATGATCTTGTAATCAATAATGAATATGTTGCCCATCTGTAGAATCAAAAGAACAAATGGTGAGAGAAAACGATATGCAGAACGTTTAAATTACAAGAAATGTGTCTTCTTACCTCTATTTCTTCACTTAAAGAGCTTCCATGGGCGAGAAAAGGCCTCACCATCTGCTCTGTGACGGGGAAGTTGGAGGGAAGCTTGGAGCAGCGTTGGATCACGGTGGGGTTGACTCCATTAAGAAACTGGTATCCAAAAAAGTCATCGTCCTTCCAGTGCTTTGACACATACTCTAGGATACAATACAGAAAGTTATTTATGTTTTCAGAGAttgttgaagaaaaaaaaatgtctatacTGTAATCCCACCTGACATGGGCGCCTTTTTGAACCAGGAGACGTCCTTCATAGCCTCAAAGCTTTCCCATTTCTCTGTAGTATTTGTCAGGCCTTTCATTTTGAGCTCAGCTAATCTTTAAATAGGAAAAAGAAGTATTTCAATTTGGTGTAATTTACCATTAATTTGCTTTCCATTGTCCAGGTTGTGGAACTTACGCTTTTTCATTTATGTAGTGAAACTGGAAGGCTTTTGAGTATGAGAAACGGATTTCCTCAGGCATAAGTGTTGGGTCGTTGATATTTAAGACGTATGCCATTCCGTCCGCGTATTTATCCCACCTgcagaagaaaacaagaaataaagaaatctgAAAGTTAGGAGTAAGTGTCCCAGTCAGTCAGGTTGTAAAGGGGATTCTTGCAAATCGATAGCGACGGAACACTCACTGGTACGTTAACTTTTGTTGGAGCCGTTCTTTTCGTCGTTGATATACCAGTGAAGGATAGAAATCTTCGAAAGCTTTGGTAGCTATATGGATTACAGCCATGgatagattttaaaaacacattttcagctcGATCCAAAACAATAATgcgttttttggtttttttttttagtcttgttATTACAAATGCTtgacatttattcatttcacaaaCCTCTGCCCCCTCTCAGCAACACAGATTCACCACCGGACAGCCATTTGTAACAAGGGAAAAGAATTTCGTCCTCTTCAGGTGTCGTCACCACTACCTTGGAGCAGAACCAGTCCGTTTGAGGAGACTCATGGAAAGGATCTTTCTCCAACttgagcagaagaagaaatccCAAAGAAAAAAGCGTCGTGACAGAATACGTTCCCACCTGTGGTTA includes the following:
- the LOC110963620 gene encoding hydroperoxide isomerase ALOXE3-like, translating into MLEYTLEVTTGSMLHAGTFDNLYVTLIGSERESEHTALTDVGLDESGKVGTYSVTTLFSLGFLLLLKLEKDPFHESPQTDWFCSKVVVTTPEEDEILFPCYKWLSGGESVLLRGGRATKAFEDFYPSLVYQRRKERLQQKLTYQWDKYADGMAYVLNINDPTLMPEEIRFSYSKAFQFHYINEKALAELKMKGLTNTTEKWESFEAMKDVSWFKKAPMSEYVSKHWKDDDFFGYQFLNGVNPTVIQRCSKLPSNFPVTEQMVRPFLAHGSSLSEEIEMGNIFIIDYKIMEGLPTRVIDGKPVSVSAPLCLFYLNPEKKLRPIAIQLSQKPSEDNPIFLPSDLESDWLLAKIFVRNADTLYHSLVVHLHNTHLLSEVYTMATLRNLPQIHPLYKLLIPHHRDTLHINILSRAQLYGPGRFLDNCSLGNDGVIELMRRALFQTTYASFCVPENIAARGLESIPDFYYRDDALRLWNIISSFVSALVPFYYPSDSEVTADYELQEWINEIFFYGFLGNSDSGFPSSFQTVDELIKFVTMVIFSSSCQHAAVNGGQFDFLGWIPNGPALLHQPPPTTKGQSSMERLLATLPNKSFAARSMTIVWRLSRKHDDFVPLGSYPEQRFDEPAALQMIQDFQAQLSSLSAAIAKRNSELEVPYKYLNPKGVENSITI